From a single Bradyrhizobium sediminis genomic region:
- a CDS encoding tetratricopeptide repeat protein: MADEPSDASNADGGGGSGDALAPAMVALDRQRPEDAERVAAEVLRADPKHARALHILGVALTMQGRYDEAVDVLGLGLQVAPTMPELSIQLGYAQLSRGDCANAKVAFARALGISPHPHDALFGMAKAHQELGENEEAAGYFRRYLTNRPNDGGAWLGLGHCLLELGELDAGYECFRTAARGDAKRYGAALTSLAAAARGRFWLRPRDAARFFRESQS; encoded by the coding sequence ATGGCGGATGAGCCTTCAGACGCGAGCAATGCCGACGGCGGAGGCGGTAGCGGCGACGCGCTGGCGCCGGCCATGGTTGCGCTGGACCGCCAGCGGCCCGAGGACGCGGAGCGAGTGGCCGCCGAAGTGCTCAGGGCCGATCCGAAGCACGCGAGGGCCCTGCACATTCTGGGTGTCGCATTGACCATGCAGGGCCGCTACGACGAGGCGGTCGACGTGCTCGGTCTCGGTCTCCAGGTCGCGCCGACGATGCCGGAACTGTCGATCCAGCTCGGTTATGCCCAGCTGTCCCGCGGAGACTGCGCCAATGCCAAAGTTGCGTTTGCGCGGGCGCTCGGCATTTCCCCGCACCCGCACGACGCCTTGTTCGGCATGGCCAAGGCGCACCAGGAGCTTGGCGAGAACGAGGAAGCCGCCGGCTACTTCCGGCGTTACCTGACGAACCGTCCGAACGATGGCGGGGCCTGGCTCGGTCTCGGACATTGCCTGCTGGAACTCGGCGAGCTCGATGCCGGCTACGAATGCTTCCGCACGGCGGCGCGCGGCGATGCGAAACGCTACGGCGCCGCGCTCACCTCGCTGGCGGCGGCGGCGCGCGGCCGTTTTTGGCTCAGGCCGCGCGATGCGGCGCGATTCTTCAGGGAATCCCAGTCCTAA
- a CDS encoding ABCB family ABC transporter ATP-binding protein/permease, whose product MTTDSDREESGKPASVGRGRTLLSIVIPVLPYIWPRERPDLQLRVIIASLLLLATKVAMLAIPLLFKLVTDALVGPEGPPAAAPAGLAWPAGLAWLLAAPVAIVVAYCAARIMESTLAQLRDGLFGKVGMHAVRRLAVRAFAHLHELSLRFHLERKIGGLSRALERGRNGIEIIVRLVAMQLLPTFVELMLIVGYMMWQFDWRYVATVLLTVVCYVILTYRLTEYRLEIRRNVNSADTESNSKAVDSLINYEAVKYFNAEQREIERYDSVMKRYEDASVKAITSLSMTNSANTVVFTAGLGVAMIMCALEVKAGTKTIGDFVLVNAMMLQLYQPLYFVGLAYREIKQAAADIEAMWSVLAEVPEIRDRADARPLKVESGVIRFDNVVFAYEPERKILNGVSFEVPSGKSLAIVGSSGSGKSTIARLLFRLYDVTSGRILIDGQDISEVTQISLRRAIGIVPQDTVLFNDTLRYNIRYGLWSATEAEVEDAARLAQLDGLVGAAPEGYETEVGERGLKLSGGEKQRVAIARTVLKNPRILVLDEATSALDTRTEKEIQGALDRVSRNRTTLIIAHRLSTVVGADEIIVLDRGVVAERGTHSVLLASGGLYATMWRHQHRVDEALDVRDLPVPGR is encoded by the coding sequence ATGACCACGGATAGCGACCGCGAAGAGAGCGGAAAGCCCGCGTCCGTCGGACGCGGGCGAACGCTTTTGTCCATTGTTATTCCGGTGTTGCCCTATATCTGGCCCCGCGAACGCCCCGATCTACAGCTGCGGGTGATCATCGCATCGCTGCTGTTGCTGGCGACCAAGGTTGCGATGCTTGCCATTCCTCTCCTGTTCAAGCTGGTCACCGATGCCCTGGTCGGCCCGGAAGGCCCGCCGGCGGCGGCACCGGCCGGGCTGGCGTGGCCAGCCGGGCTGGCGTGGCTGCTGGCCGCGCCGGTCGCCATCGTGGTGGCGTATTGCGCCGCACGCATCATGGAATCGACGCTCGCGCAGTTGCGTGACGGCCTGTTCGGCAAGGTTGGGATGCACGCGGTACGCCGGCTGGCCGTGCGAGCCTTTGCGCATCTGCATGAACTATCGCTGCGCTTCCATCTCGAGCGCAAGATCGGCGGTTTGAGCCGCGCGCTCGAACGCGGTCGAAATGGCATTGAGATCATCGTCCGGCTGGTCGCGATGCAGTTGCTGCCGACCTTCGTCGAACTGATGCTGATCGTCGGGTACATGATGTGGCAATTCGACTGGCGCTACGTCGCAACGGTGCTGCTCACCGTCGTGTGCTACGTCATCCTGACCTATCGGCTGACGGAGTATCGGCTCGAAATCCGCCGCAACGTAAATAGTGCCGACACGGAGTCGAATTCAAAGGCGGTCGATTCGCTGATCAACTACGAGGCGGTGAAATATTTCAACGCCGAGCAACGCGAGATCGAGCGCTACGATTCCGTGATGAAGCGTTACGAAGACGCAAGCGTCAAGGCGATTACGTCGCTCTCCATGACCAATTCCGCGAACACGGTCGTGTTTACCGCAGGTCTCGGCGTCGCCATGATCATGTGCGCGCTCGAGGTCAAGGCCGGCACCAAGACGATAGGCGATTTCGTATTGGTCAATGCCATGATGCTTCAGCTCTATCAGCCGCTCTATTTCGTCGGTCTGGCCTATCGGGAGATCAAACAGGCGGCGGCGGACATCGAGGCCATGTGGTCGGTCCTGGCGGAGGTCCCCGAAATCAGGGACCGGGCCGACGCGCGGCCCTTGAAGGTTGAAAGCGGCGTGATCCGTTTCGACAATGTCGTCTTTGCCTATGAACCGGAGCGGAAAATTCTGAACGGCGTCAGCTTCGAAGTACCCTCGGGAAAATCACTGGCCATTGTTGGTTCGTCGGGATCCGGCAAGTCGACCATCGCGCGGCTGCTGTTCCGCCTGTATGACGTAACCTCGGGCCGAATTCTGATTGACGGGCAAGACATCAGCGAAGTGACGCAAATCTCCCTGCGCAGGGCGATCGGAATCGTTCCGCAGGACACGGTGCTGTTCAACGACACGCTGCGTTACAACATACGTTATGGCCTTTGGTCGGCAACGGAGGCCGAGGTCGAAGACGCCGCGCGGCTTGCACAACTTGACGGCCTGGTAGGTGCCGCGCCGGAAGGCTACGAGACCGAGGTCGGCGAGCGCGGCTTGAAGCTTTCCGGCGGCGAAAAGCAGCGGGTGGCCATCGCACGCACGGTCTTGAAGAATCCGCGCATCCTGGTGCTCGACGAAGCGACTTCCGCTCTCGACACCAGGACGGAAAAGGAAATCCAGGGCGCTCTCGATCGCGTTTCCCGCAACCGGACGACTCTCATCATCGCCCATCGACTCTCCACCGTTGTCGGTGCCGACGAAATCATCGTTCTGGATCGAGGGGTGGTCGCCGAGCGCGGCACGCACAGCGTCCTGCTCGCGAGCGGCGGTCTTTATGCAACTATGTGGCGTCACCAGCACCGGGTCGACGAAGCGCTGGATGTTCGGGATTTGCCTGTCCCAGGAAGATGA
- a CDS encoding type 2 lanthipeptide synthetase LanM family protein, protein MKEWRSATCEGDEALFRERLARDGLDATGARRLLGRIEVPSNFKLPEWCDVLIRVLETTPRLRDAAVSPNAAKNFPYLKPGDPLPFEELFLPFVEVARELLAEGEGSNLPAGVLNSFARDLLQRLTEIAARVLAVEFRTFLACGQFAGHANAGSEPATTSRAQYRRFIAESYEAGWGPLFEEYCVMARLLAAAVTQWVGNIGEFEKRLSSDLPDIEGVFNRQQPSGGAVAVETGLSDPHDGGCTVISVEFSSGLKLVYKPRSLGVERAYFDFVAWINRFDALLPFRILTMLDRGDYGWVEHVENGSCASDEEICRYYRRTGNLLCLVYALNGSDFHYENLIADGEHPVPVDLETIYHHRTKIDGDDEMAGRLRLSVLATDLLPDPVKVDHQYFDISAFARSEAEEGEAERVAWKHINTDGMDYCYERQRPQPARNLPKLNGKAAALNDYTKLILEGFEEAYRFLQSKADLLLDENGPLRPMFGHRCRFIYRPTAFYSLILRRALHPAHVCNGADFGVQFEILARKLLETPNKPITWPVLKAEMASLWQLDIPRFAARGDENALRLGPGNSIAGCFIDSAWNAVRAKISGLNEADLRWQLSLIVGSLDVRSANLGAGPAIADTSEEYGEIEPTGRDELVKVAMELADEIEAKAFRQDNGDIGWMVLHYSPAAERYTLQPMENDLYNGRSGVGLFFAALEKILPGSRYRALAHASLTPVRHWTKHATDQELTEFGISGYAGLSSIAYALTRAGEFLDDGELIADAGAAALRIRPDQIENDRSLDAMNGAAGAIPSLLACYAATGEPKILATANACGRHLLQRREPDQFGFRTWPTLDKCHLTGFSHGAAGIAYALLQLYKVTADTEFCEAAIEGIGFEGHAFVPEQNNWPDYRRAAARSQDPMFCMAWCHGAPGIGLGRIAALDIMDTREVRRDIQAALASTGSADLLPRDHLCCGNAGLMDTLCAAGEQLSQGDWSRKALQLAARMIARSNRRGSFGIAFHNGFFNPSLFQGTAGVGYQLLRLADPARLPSVLLLN, encoded by the coding sequence TTGAAGGAATGGCGGAGCGCCACCTGCGAAGGCGACGAGGCGCTGTTCCGCGAACGGCTGGCGCGAGACGGATTGGACGCGACCGGCGCCCGGCGCCTGCTGGGGCGGATCGAAGTCCCTTCGAACTTCAAGCTGCCCGAATGGTGTGACGTATTGATCCGGGTGCTGGAGACGACGCCGCGATTGCGCGACGCCGCCGTCTCGCCGAACGCGGCAAAAAATTTCCCGTATCTGAAACCTGGCGACCCGCTACCGTTCGAGGAGCTGTTTCTGCCGTTTGTCGAAGTGGCACGCGAACTGCTCGCCGAAGGCGAAGGAAGCAACCTTCCAGCCGGCGTGCTGAACAGCTTCGCGCGCGACCTCCTGCAGAGGCTTACCGAGATTGCCGCACGCGTGCTCGCCGTGGAGTTTCGTACCTTTCTGGCCTGCGGCCAGTTCGCAGGCCATGCGAATGCAGGCAGTGAGCCGGCAACGACTTCACGCGCGCAGTATCGCCGCTTTATCGCCGAAAGCTACGAGGCCGGCTGGGGTCCGCTGTTCGAGGAATACTGCGTCATGGCCCGGCTGCTGGCGGCAGCGGTGACGCAGTGGGTCGGCAACATCGGCGAGTTCGAGAAGCGGCTCTCAAGCGACCTCCCCGATATTGAAGGAGTATTCAATCGGCAGCAGCCGTCCGGTGGTGCCGTCGCGGTGGAGACCGGGCTTTCGGATCCACATGACGGCGGCTGCACGGTCATCTCGGTTGAATTTTCTTCCGGACTGAAGCTCGTCTACAAGCCGAGAAGCCTCGGCGTCGAGCGGGCGTATTTCGATTTCGTGGCGTGGATCAATCGCTTCGACGCCCTGTTGCCGTTTCGCATTTTGACGATGCTGGATCGCGGCGATTACGGCTGGGTCGAACATGTCGAAAACGGATCGTGCGCCAGTGACGAGGAAATCTGCCGCTATTACCGGCGAACGGGAAATCTTCTTTGCCTGGTCTACGCTCTCAACGGCAGCGACTTCCACTACGAGAATCTGATCGCCGACGGAGAGCATCCCGTGCCGGTCGATCTGGAGACGATCTATCATCACCGAACGAAGATCGATGGTGATGACGAAATGGCGGGGCGGCTGCGCCTCTCGGTGCTGGCGACCGACTTGCTGCCCGATCCCGTCAAGGTGGATCATCAGTATTTCGATATATCCGCATTTGCGCGCTCGGAAGCGGAGGAAGGCGAAGCCGAGCGTGTCGCCTGGAAACACATCAACACCGACGGAATGGACTATTGCTACGAGCGGCAGCGACCGCAACCAGCTCGCAATCTGCCGAAGCTGAATGGCAAGGCTGCAGCTCTGAATGATTACACCAAGCTGATCCTGGAAGGTTTCGAGGAGGCCTATCGATTCCTGCAAAGCAAGGCGGACCTGCTGCTCGACGAGAATGGGCCGTTGCGCCCCATGTTTGGGCACCGTTGCCGGTTCATCTACCGACCGACCGCGTTCTATTCGCTGATCCTGCGAAGAGCCCTCCATCCGGCTCACGTCTGCAACGGCGCCGATTTCGGCGTGCAGTTCGAAATCCTCGCACGGAAATTGCTCGAGACACCGAACAAGCCAATCACCTGGCCCGTCCTGAAGGCCGAAATGGCCTCGCTCTGGCAGCTGGACATCCCGAGATTTGCGGCGCGAGGCGACGAGAATGCCTTGAGATTGGGTCCCGGGAATTCGATTGCCGGGTGCTTTATCGATTCCGCCTGGAACGCCGTCCGGGCAAAGATCAGCGGCCTGAACGAAGCGGACTTGCGATGGCAGCTCAGCCTGATCGTCGGATCCCTTGACGTTCGGAGCGCCAATCTTGGCGCCGGTCCGGCGATTGCGGACACAAGCGAAGAATATGGAGAGATCGAGCCCACAGGCCGAGACGAGTTGGTCAAGGTCGCAATGGAGTTGGCGGACGAGATCGAAGCAAAGGCATTCCGTCAGGACAACGGAGACATTGGATGGATGGTGCTGCACTATTCGCCAGCGGCCGAGCGATACACCTTACAGCCGATGGAAAACGACCTTTACAATGGCCGGTCCGGCGTGGGCCTGTTCTTTGCGGCGCTCGAAAAGATCCTGCCGGGGTCCCGGTACCGCGCCCTGGCGCATGCCTCCCTGACACCAGTCCGGCACTGGACCAAGCATGCCACCGATCAGGAGCTGACGGAATTCGGCATCAGTGGATATGCCGGATTGTCCTCGATCGCGTATGCGCTGACCCGGGCAGGCGAATTCCTGGATGACGGAGAACTGATTGCGGATGCCGGGGCAGCGGCGCTGCGCATCCGGCCGGATCAGATCGAAAACGACCGCAGCCTCGATGCCATGAACGGCGCGGCCGGCGCCATCCCCAGCCTGCTGGCCTGCTACGCCGCTACCGGCGAGCCGAAGATTCTCGCCACCGCGAACGCATGCGGCCGACATCTGCTGCAAAGGCGCGAGCCTGACCAATTCGGTTTCAGGACCTGGCCAACCCTGGACAAATGTCACCTCACCGGCTTTTCGCACGGCGCGGCCGGGATCGCCTACGCCCTCCTGCAGCTATACAAGGTCACCGCCGATACCGAATTCTGCGAGGCGGCAATCGAAGGGATTGGATTCGAGGGACACGCCTTCGTGCCGGAGCAGAACAATTGGCCGGATTACCGACGCGCCGCCGCCAGGTCTCAGGACCCGATGTTCTGCATGGCCTGGTGCCATGGCGCCCCTGGAATCGGGCTGGGCCGGATCGCAGCACTGGATATCATGGACACGCGCGAAGTCCGGCGGGACATTCAGGCCGCACTGGCATCAACCGGCAGCGCAGACCTCTTGCCGCGCGACCATCTCTGCTGCGGCAATGCGGGGCTGATGGATACACTCTGCGCGGCGGGCGAGCAGCTCTCGCAGGGCGATTGGTCCCGCAAGGCTTTGCAGCTCGCCGCCAGGATGATTGCGCGCAGCAACAGGCGCGGCAGTTTCGGCATCGCCTTCCACAATGGTTTCTTCAACCCCAGTCTCTTTCAGGGCACCGCCGGCGTCGGCTATCAACTGCTGCGCCTGGCAGACCCGGCGAGACTTCCTTCGGTCTTGCTGCTGAACTGA
- a CDS encoding acyltransferase family protein, whose amino-acid sequence MLKVDSSKLIELEALRGVAAVMVLLHHFLLVVAPRLHGRNFPDDPIALVRTPLFALVNGTAAVAIFFVLSGFVLTFRAMEKRDWSQLVVGVFKRWPRLVPLAAAVNVLSAMFLMLGLYQDRTWFGASAFRPDTFVLGSALAEGVFWTFFDGSASFNGALWTMHYELFGNFAAYATALVLMFQKSLFRAMAIGATVVLLTATMTGKGGFYYAMPVAGVLIARIYVERNAIASALNFMHPRRVPIALGTAGLAVVLCGYDGYSKPVGFYAFMKRFEWSDTEPLVHGVAAAAILLLVLFCDPLRRSLAGPTAALVGRLSFPIYLVHLPILLGLVSPTHSYLAARFGDTVAAPAAFVVLIALTLAAAYPLARLDEWWVRKLRDMARPAVARLQRAGWWRQ is encoded by the coding sequence ATGTTGAAGGTCGACAGCAGCAAGCTCATCGAATTGGAGGCGCTCCGCGGCGTTGCCGCCGTGATGGTGCTGCTCCATCATTTTCTGCTGGTTGTTGCACCGCGCCTGCACGGGCGGAATTTCCCCGACGATCCGATCGCACTGGTGCGGACGCCGCTGTTTGCGTTGGTCAACGGCACGGCGGCAGTGGCGATCTTCTTCGTGCTGTCCGGCTTTGTGCTGACCTTCCGCGCCATGGAAAAGCGCGACTGGAGCCAGCTCGTTGTCGGCGTCTTCAAGCGATGGCCGCGCCTCGTCCCGCTGGCGGCCGCGGTGAATGTACTGTCGGCGATGTTCCTGATGCTCGGACTTTACCAGGACCGTACATGGTTCGGCGCCAGCGCATTCAGGCCGGATACATTTGTCCTCGGCAGCGCCTTGGCCGAGGGCGTGTTCTGGACATTCTTCGATGGCAGCGCCAGCTTCAACGGGGCGCTGTGGACGATGCATTACGAGCTGTTCGGCAACTTTGCCGCTTACGCGACAGCTCTTGTCCTGATGTTCCAGAAATCGCTGTTCCGCGCGATGGCGATTGGCGCAACCGTGGTCTTGCTGACCGCGACGATGACCGGCAAAGGCGGCTTCTATTATGCCATGCCGGTTGCCGGGGTTCTGATCGCGCGAATCTATGTCGAGCGCAACGCCATCGCTTCCGCCCTGAATTTCATGCATCCCAGGCGGGTACCCATTGCTCTCGGCACTGCCGGTCTGGCGGTCGTGCTTTGCGGCTATGACGGATATTCGAAGCCCGTCGGCTTTTATGCTTTCATGAAGCGCTTTGAATGGTCGGACACCGAGCCGCTGGTGCATGGCGTCGCTGCGGCCGCCATTTTGCTGCTGGTGCTGTTTTGTGATCCGCTGCGCAGGAGCCTCGCCGGACCAACCGCCGCGCTGGTGGGACGGCTGTCATTTCCAATCTATCTCGTGCATCTGCCGATTTTGCTCGGGCTCGTTTCGCCAACCCATTCCTACCTGGCCGCTCGCTTCGGCGACACCGTCGCAGCGCCGGCGGCATTCGTGGTTCTGATCGCGCTTACCCTGGCGGCCGCCTACCCGCTGGCCCGTCTGGACGAGTGGTGGGTCCGGAAATTGCGCGACATGGCCAGGCCCGCGGTTGCCAGGCTGCAGCGAGCAGGATGGTGGCGCCAGTGA